The segment TATATCTATTGAATTATTTAAAGTATTTACTATTCCAGCTTTACCTATAAATAAAGCATATATTAGATATGTAATTATATTTCCTATAAATATTGATATAGATACTAAAATAAGTGTAACGCTACTTTTTTTATTATTTTTTATACAGTAACCAAAGGTACATCCTGTAAGACCATAGGCAACACCAGAAATAAATGCTGGCATTAATCCATATAAAAAACTTGTCAAAATTATACTCATAACTGTTGTTATAAAAGCAAACTTATAATTGTATCTAACATAAATCACTATTATAGGAATCGGCAAAATAAACATACCCATAAATGATAAAACAGGTATCTTTGTAGTCATAATAATTATTAAAGTTATTAACGCAAACATCATACCTGTTTCAACTATTGCTTTTGGTGAATAAATTTGTTTTTGCATTTTTTCCTCCATAGAATGTTATCTTTTAATGTGTTTGTATAAATTGCTTAGTTCTTTACTTTCTTTTTCAATAATATCTTCTTCACTTATACCTATTTTTAACTTTTCTTTCATAGTTTCGTCTATTTCCTTATAAGAATATCCTAACCTATCTCCAAGTATATATAAGATTATTATTGCCCCTGAAATGCAATCTAAAATAGCATTATGGGCTACATTACTTCCTCTCGATAATAATTTAAAAAAATCTCCTATTATACATAGAAGTTCAGCCTTTAAGTTTTCTATTATTTTTATATTGGTCATAATATTAAAATCTTTGTTTTTCATATAACACCATCCTCATTTTATGCTATATATATATTCTAGTTATTTTTAACCATATATGCAACTTTAGTTTATCTTTAGTGTTAACCTATATTAATTAATATTATAACTGTAATAAAAAAGCAGTGTCCACGTTGACACTGCCTTATATCTCTATTAGTCTGTTGTAAATGGTAATAAAGCTACGTTTCTAGCTCTCTTTATTGCTAAAGTTAATTCTCTTTGGTGCTTAGCGCAGTTACCAGAAATTCTTCTTGGAAGTATCTTTCCTCTTTCTGTAACAAACTTTCTTAGTTTATTTACATCTTTATAATCTATGAAAGAAGACTTATCTGCACAAAAAGCACAAACTTTTTTTCTTCTTCTCTTTGCACCTTTTTTATTAAAAGCCATATTTTTTCCCTCCTTAACCTAAACTTATTGACGTAAAATTATTAGAATGGTATATCTCCATCATCTATTGGAGTGATATCATCATCATAATCTTCAACTGGATTTATATCTCCAGCATTATTATTTGATGAATCAAATTCGTTCATTCCTGTATATTTTGGCTCTGTTCTTGAGACAGCATTTCTTGAATCTAAGAATTGCACCTCATCCGCTACAATTTCTGTAACGTATCTTCTAGTTCCATCTTTAGCCTCATAACTTCTAGTATGTATTGCACCACTTACTCCAACCTGACTACCTTTGCCAACATAGTTGGCT is part of the Clostridium botulinum genome and harbors:
- a CDS encoding MazG-like family protein, giving the protein MKNKDFNIMTNIKIIENLKAELLCIIGDFFKLLSRGSNVAHNAILDCISGAIIILYILGDRLGYSYKEIDETMKEKLKIGISEEDIIEKESKELSNLYKHIKR
- the rpsR gene encoding 30S ribosomal protein S18, with the translated sequence MAFNKKGAKRRRKKVCAFCADKSSFIDYKDVNKLRKFVTERGKILPRRISGNCAKHQRELTLAIKRARNVALLPFTTD
- a CDS encoding single-stranded DNA-binding protein is translated as MNKVVLVGRLTKDPELRFTPGTGKAVATFTLAVNRRFKSPGQPEADFLPIVVWGKQAENTANYVGKGSQVGVSGAIHTRSYEAKDGTRRYVTEIVADEVQFLDSRNAVSRTEPKYTGMNEFDSSNNNAGDINPVEDYDDDITPIDDGDIPF